DNA from Thermococcus bergensis:
CCCCTTCTAAAGGCAAAAAGCAGGGAAGTCACAATTGACCTCTTTTTGTATGGAAAGAAGGAAGTTCCAAAAATTGCAGACAAAATTAAGGTAAGAGAAGTAGAGGACCCAACAATAGTAATACAAGACAAAAATCTGGGCATTTACGCTCCCCCCGAAGCGTTCAAATCAAAAGAACAAACAATAAGGGGCTACGCCTTAATAATAATGGACAAAAATCTCCTTTTCATGCTCGATAGATACTTTTACCATGCACTGTGGCCCACTGGAGAACTAGTCTATAAGAAAAAAGAAAAAAGGATAAAGCTTCCAAAGAGCTACATACATATTAGAGCTCTCGTGGAGGACATAAGGGATCACAACCTAATTGGAAGTGAGATAGAAGTACACGGAAAGTTCGTGAAGACCCAAGAACCCGTCCATTTAATTGGAAGGATAGTTGACTTCTTTGAAAATGAAGGAAAGGTTATCTCAAACATAACAGTTGAAACAAAAGATGGAAAAAGGTATGTAGTGGGAGGATGGAACGCATCTCTAGAGGACATTGAAGCGGAGATAATGATCCTTAAAGGCTAAACTATCAGCGATACGAGGTCTCTTATTGCTTTTTCTGGATCTTTGGCTTTTGTGACACCACTTGCTAAGAGAACTCCAACCGTTCCCAATTCTAGAGCTTTCTTCACATCTTCTCCCGTTGAGATACCGGCCCCAGTAAGAACCTTAACCTCTGGGTTTACCTTCCTAACGAGCTCCACTGTGTTGGTTATCACTTCAGGCTTTGCCTTGCTGACTGGAATTCCAGTACCAATAAGCTCCGGCGGTTCAACAGCAACGTAATCTGGATTTAGAGCAGCAACTGCCGCACTGACTGCAGGGTTATTGCTACAGACCATTGTCATTAAGCCGACTTCTTCAGCCCTTCTGATTGCAGCTTCTAAATCCGCAAGGATCATTCTGTTCTCGGAGTGGTTGAGCAAAGTCCCAACGGCTCCAGCCTCTTTCACTGCTTCTGGCAAAACGTGCCCGGTATGGCTTCCGGGTTTTATCGGGTCTACATGCTGGGCAAAAACTGGAATCTCAACTTCCTGAGCGATTCTATAAAGATCTACCAGCTGTGGGGCTACGACAATTGTTATTCCGGTTTCTTTGTAAACCTTTTCCGCCGCCTTGGCTATCTTTAAAGCCCTTTCCCCAGTGGCCTCAATATACGTCTTAAAATTTATGGCTATAATCGGCTCCTTCAACATCTTCTATCACCTCTTTTAGATAAAGTTAAAGCAAAAAATTAAAGAGTCCAATCAACTCCCAAAATTCTGCTGTATTCTGCCAAAACTCTCCTGAGATACTCCTTTGCAGTAACAACTTTGTCTTTCTTAAATTGCTCTGCCCACTTCTGGTTGCCAAACTCTTCAGCACCTTTTGCAATCAAATCTACAACTCTCATTGAATCCCAGAATACCGGCTCATAACCGGCCTTTTTGAGGAAGTTAACGAGTTTTCTTATCGTCTTTTTGGCCTGTTCTTCCATGTCTACATTTTCTCCATAAGCTTCCATGAAGAGTGCTCTCAACACAGGTGTCGCCCATCCACGGTGGAACCTGCACCATCCAACGTTGTCGTACCAGTACTCATTAAGGGCACTTGCAACTATCTTGTTTGCAAGCTCTTCAGGCTCAAGAAAGACTCCAAACTGGTAGAAAGTCCAATAGCGGCCCTGAATTGGCAGAGGTATGTAGTTTCCTATCGCCCAGTACATAGTTGGTACCATTTCTCCATTTGCCCCGAGCGGGGTATAAACTCCATAATCCTTGAAGCTCTCTCCATAACTCAGCCTGTCCTTGAACTTCTCGTCAAGTACCTCGCTTGCCCTCCTTATACCCTCTCCAATTATCTTGGCAATTTCCGTTTCAGCAAAAGCAACCCTACGGGCTAATTCAGCAACAAGCTTGGCATTCTTTTCACTGGTCTCGACAGGCTTTAGGAGAAGGGAGTCCTTATCAAATTCGGGCTTGTCGCTGATTCCAACTTCCTCTGGCTTGAGCAGTCCTCTATAGACAAGCTCCAAAACCCATGCGGCAGTGCCTCCAAAGCTGATAGCATCAAATCCCATAGCATCAACTGCGTGAACGCTTACATCACTTGCCCTAAGAGTTATCACACCAGTTAAGGGCCCGTTAGCTTCTCTCGGCTCGTATTCTATGTGGTGACCGTTGGCGTATTTCTTACACACCACCGGGCACGGCTCTCCACAGTTAGTCCAGTTTTTAGTTTCTATCGCCTCTTTGTTGAAGGGCTCCCAGTAATATTTCATTATGTTCTCGTGGATTTTAATACGGTCTTCTTTTGGAATGTAGGGCATCTGCCAGTTGAGTATGGGCACTAAATCTCCTTCAGCTGGATAGTTTCCTCCAAAGGTTCCTCCCGTGTTGAGCTTAGGATTGTATTTGTATTTCACGGTCTTTTCTGATATGACCTCGTTCATGGGCTTCTTGTGAACGCCTTCAACTATCTGCTTTGCCACCGTTATGTTGCTTATATCACCCTTTGGGAACTTTCTCTTTGCTCTTCCACCAAATATTACGGCAACAACGTTGTGTGCCCTTAGCAGAACGCTTCCGGTACCCCCTCTTGCAGCCCAGTCCTCGCTTCCAACAACCCTCTTGCCGTTTCTCAAAGTCTGAGAGAACACCGCTCCCATATGGGTGTTTAGAGAAGCCGGCCCAACACAGGCTATTCTATACTCCATGCCGTCAAACTTGTTGTGGAAGTTATCTATGAGGTATTGAGTGAGGGCATAAACTCCTTCTTCCCCTTTGTAGCCCTTCCATATCTCGATTACCTTTTCAAGTTCAATCTCATGAAGCTCAACGTTCAGGTTTTCTCCATCGTTGAAAAGAACTACAACTGTAGGCTTTTCCCTTTTGCCTTCAAGAACCACAAAATCTACTCCAACCCTCTGGAACTGATATGCAGCACCGCCCATCGTTGATGGAAAAACTCCTCCGTACTGGGGTGACCTATAAACAAAGGTCATTCTATGAGCGCCCGGAAGAACAGAACCAGCGAATGGTCCTTTTCCAAAAATCATGACGTTTCTCGGATCATACGGATCATCAAGCTCATAGGTTTTGTAAACCTCATCGTGCAAATACAAGGCATAGTCAATTATGCCATAAACCCCCTCTCGCTCAAATTCTTCACTTTCAACTTTCTTTTCATTGAGGTTTATCTTAAGTACTGAAAACCTCATGTCCCTCCCTCCCATATCACTCTAAGTGTTATGTAGAAGAACAAATTATTTAAGATTTTGGGTAATTCAAGTGAATTTCATGAATTCCCAGAAACTAACAAAGAGAACAAGCAAAAAGATAAAGAAAATCAGACTGGCTCAAACCTGTCCTTAAGCCTCTCCAGAACACCAGGCAAGGTTGTGTACTCCATTTCCTCAAGCGGCAAGCGGTGTGGCTCAAATGGTCCATGCCTTCTCATGTAGTCTGCAATTTCCACTGCCTTCTTTCTTGCGTCATCAAATGCTATATCATCAAAGAGGTCAACTGGGCCTATCAGCTTTCCGTCTTTATTGATCTGCCATCCTAATGCCACAACCCTTGGAGGCCCATCGAACCTCGTGGGAGTTGCGTACTTAAGAGGAACGGGCACTATTGGGCCGTTGTGGGAACCTCTCATCCACCCACTCACAAGGTGTGGGAATGCAAATGGCTCAAGAACTTCTCCAAGGGCTGGAAGTCCGCTTTGAGCCCTTACTATTGCCACTGGGTCATCTTTTCCCACGTATTCCCCCGCAATTT
Protein-coding regions in this window:
- the gor gene encoding glyceraldehyde-3-phosphate:ferredoxin oxidoreductase, whose amino-acid sequence is MRFSVLKINLNEKKVESEEFEREGVYGIIDYALYLHDEVYKTYELDDPYDPRNVMIFGKGPFAGSVLPGAHRMTFVYRSPQYGGVFPSTMGGAAYQFQRVGVDFVVLEGKREKPTVVVLFNDGENLNVELHEIELEKVIEIWKGYKGEEGVYALTQYLIDNFHNKFDGMEYRIACVGPASLNTHMGAVFSQTLRNGKRVVGSEDWAARGGTGSVLLRAHNVVAVIFGGRAKRKFPKGDISNITVAKQIVEGVHKKPMNEVISEKTVKYKYNPKLNTGGTFGGNYPAEGDLVPILNWQMPYIPKEDRIKIHENIMKYYWEPFNKEAIETKNWTNCGEPCPVVCKKYANGHHIEYEPREANGPLTGVITLRASDVSVHAVDAMGFDAISFGGTAAWVLELVYRGLLKPEEVGISDKPEFDKDSLLLKPVETSEKNAKLVAELARRVAFAETEIAKIIGEGIRRASEVLDEKFKDRLSYGESFKDYGVYTPLGANGEMVPTMYWAIGNYIPLPIQGRYWTFYQFGVFLEPEELANKIVASALNEYWYDNVGWCRFHRGWATPVLRALFMEAYGENVDMEEQAKKTIRKLVNFLKKAGYEPVFWDSMRVVDLIAKGAEEFGNQKWAEQFKKDKVVTAKEYLRRVLAEYSRILGVDWTL
- the tpiA gene encoding triose-phosphate isomerase, with product MLKEPIIAINFKTYIEATGERALKIAKAAEKVYKETGITIVVAPQLVDLYRIAQEVEIPVFAQHVDPIKPGSHTGHVLPEAVKEAGAVGTLLNHSENRMILADLEAAIRRAEEVGLMTMVCSNNPAVSAAVAALNPDYVAVEPPELIGTGIPVSKAKPEVITNTVELVRKVNPEVKVLTGAGISTGEDVKKALELGTVGVLLASGVTKAKDPEKAIRDLVSLIV
- a CDS encoding TrmB family transcriptional regulator, with product MEEGELKALLKELGLNKYEVNAYLTLIKQGPLTAGELASLSKVPQPRIYDVVRSLMSKGFVAITSERPKKIVPLDPEKVLDEMEKGYLKKVELAKKELKAMYTPHESRREVIVVKSKTTLENYITEAIKNAQYHLSLAIPSQLLEKVTPLLKAKSREVTIDLFLYGKKEVPKIADKIKVREVEDPTIVIQDKNLGIYAPPEAFKSKEQTIRGYALIIMDKNLLFMLDRYFYHALWPTGELVYKKKEKRIKLPKSYIHIRALVEDIRDHNLIGSEIEVHGKFVKTQEPVHLIGRIVDFFENEGKVISNITVETKDGKRYVVGGWNASLEDIEAEIMILKG